GTGTCCCGAACCGCGCCAGCGTTCGACTTCATCAGCGCCGTCGTGTCCCAGACGCCCTCGACTAAGGCCTTGCGCTGGGCGTCGTCGACGGTGACGTCGATCGTCTCCTCCCCGTAGGTGACCGTTTCGGCCGCGACGTCGATCTCGACGTCGCCGTCGGGGTTCTCGTCGACCCAGTCCTGGAGCGCCTCGATCGTCTCGCCATCGGCCGTGACGGTCGGAATGCCGAGCGCGAGGCAGTTGCCCGCGAAGATTTCGGCGAAGCTCTCGCCGATGATCGCGTCGATCCCCCAGCGCATCAGCGCCTGCGGGGCGTGCTCGCGCGAGGAGCCACAGCCGAAGTTCGAGTTGACCACCATCACCGACGAATCCTGGAACCGCTCCTCGTTGAACGGGTGGTCCTTCTGGTCGTCGTCCTCGTCGAACCGCTGGTCGAAGAAGGCGAACTCGCCCAGCCCGTCGAAGGTGACGACCTTCATAAATCGCGCGGGGATGATCTGGTCGGTGTCGATGTCGTTACCCCGGATCGGAAGTCCGGAGCCCGACACGTGGTTGACCTCGGGGATCTCTACGTCGTCGCCGCCGTCGGTTCGGATCTCCCGATCCTCGGCGGTGCTCGCGGGCGTTCGCCCGTCTTCTTGCGGGCTTTGCCCGCTCGAATGGTCCGCGGAGCGTTGCTCCGCGCTACTCGCTCGTTCCGAGGACTCGCTTCGCTCGTCCTCGCGGCTCATCGTGCGGTCACCTCCGCTTCCGGCAGCTCACGAACGTCGGTCACTTCGCCCGTGATCGCCGCCGCGGCGACCATCCGCGGGTTCATCAGGACGGTCCGACCGTCCTTCGACCCCTGGCGACCGACGAAGTTCCGGTTCGAGGACGAGGCGCAGGCCTCGTCGCCCTCGAGCTGGTCCTCGTTCATGCCCAGACACATCGAGCAGCCGGCGTTGCGCCACTCGAAGCCGGCCTCCTCGAAGACGTCTTTGAGCCCTTCCTCCTCGGCGGCCTCCTGGACGCGCT
This genomic window from Natronococcus occultus SP4 contains:
- the leuD gene encoding 3-isopropylmalate dehydratase small subunit, with product MSREDERSESSERASSAEQRSADHSSGQSPQEDGRTPASTAEDREIRTDGGDDVEIPEVNHVSGSGLPIRGNDIDTDQIIPARFMKVVTFDGLGEFAFFDQRFDEDDDQKDHPFNEERFQDSSVMVVNSNFGCGSSREHAPQALMRWGIDAIIGESFAEIFAGNCLALGIPTVTADGETIEALQDWVDENPDGDVEIDVAAETVTYGEETIDVTVDDAQRKALVEGVWDTTALMKSNAGAVRDTARELPYVESEAIPEAE